One window of the Plasmodium vivax chromosome 2, whole genome shotgun sequence genome contains the following:
- a CDS encoding hypothetical protein, conserved (encoded by transcript PVX_081340A), giving the protein MLIEKYDEKPKFEIGFSPFYFISYPLYNIQCRSILYKYLNHYDQNVTYSPLVNIKNLNIKTYVICILNSLHQIYQDEGIGGLYKGLIPMLAHIISKKSIYYLLEKIHFAIRSRKSREQRRGQQNGGKAPRRYDHGFEDDAGCEDGREDGREDGRDDNREDASNFIGDEINLQVVRQMEMVREDGDSVKKKKKKKYFHLSFYHSFYEYLSCILSYPLLNISTKLIVFQNNSLSLMSNLKDIVQLTYLYDGVHGFFRGLNNYLLIQSMEKILNCFLYRAFSDSCSYEKVLTIKVVLSTCLNTIMAPYIQYSILNRSQSLVPSHLSNVSVGLAVAGIQLIIIALLPRDTPKSDEVVDQEKDEYF; this is encoded by the exons atgttaattgAGAAAT ATGACGAGAAGCCAAAGTTTGAGATAGGATTTTCTCCCTTCTATTTTATTTCGTATCCtttatataat ATTCAATGCAGAAGCATCCTCTACAAGTATTTGAATCATTATGATCAGAACGTCACGTATAGCCCCCTGGTGAACATCAAGAACTTAAACATAAAGACGTATGTCATTTGCATTTTAAACAGCCTGCACCAG ATTTACCAAGATGAGGGAATAGGCGGATTGTACAAGGGGTTAATACCCATGCTGGCTCACATCATATCGAA GAAGTCCATTTATTACCTACTCGAAAAGATACATTTTGCCATCCGGAGCAGAAAGA GCAGAGAACAGCGGAGGGGCCAGCAGAACGGAGGGAAGGCGCCCCGCAGATACGACCACGGATTCGAGGACGATGCTGGATGTGAAGACGGCCGAGAAGATGGCCGCGAAGATGGCCGTGATGACAACCGCGAAGACGCGAGCAACTTCATCGGGGACGAGATCAACCTCCAAGTGGTGCGGCAGATGGAAATGGTCCGGGAGGACGGCGACTCCgtcaagaagaaaaagaaaaaaaaatacttccaCCTGTCCTTTTACCACAGCTTTTACGAGTACCTCAGCTGCATCCTGTCCTACCCCCTCCTCAACATCTCGACCAAGTTGATCGTCTTCCAGAACAATTCCCTCTCCCTCATGAGCA accTGAAGGACATCGTCCAACTGACCTACCTGTACGACGGAGTGCACGGCTTCTTCAGGGGACTGAACAACTACCTGCTCATACAGTCGATGGAGAAGATACTAAACTGCTTTTTGTACCGAGCCTTTTCCGACAGCTGCTCGTATGAGAAGGTCCTCACCATTAAGGTGGTCCTATCAA CGTGCCTGAACACCATCATGGCGCCGTACATTCAGTACTCCATCCTTAACAGGTCCCAGTCGCTCGTGCCG AGTCACCTGTCGAATGTGTCGGTCGGATTAGCCGTCGCTGGGATTCAGCTGATC ATCATCGCGCTGCTCCCGAGGGACACCCCCAAGAGCGACGAAGTTGTGGACCAGGAGAAGGACGAGTACTTCTGA
- a CDS encoding hypothetical protein, conserved (encoded by transcript PVX_081345A) has translation MQIVRVLLFSLLIAASSPTSSSKSPHSNPQKEKPTGKNEDGSKEAPPAEESNHGSDDQRGENEGGEDSLGEPYELDDGATGPPRGGADEGGGRTGRSGDQGGRENEREGNSNGRGVFGSLLSFLNGGNFGDYASQKQVPFHPEEGHAKGEASHEEKLTSHFINTLESSERRHTVGGSIPFGRKSKAKQCSYSHALFGQLAKKKTILDRSLEEESNVGESAPVEGEHSPFGDDHQGEDPQGGGEAEAEKVEEPEWGGEAAQEGDHFGDDHGDHFGDDHGDHFGDDHGDLFGDDHGAHFGNHSGDHLGDPPVEEGEGEGTRDFFNFEKEFMKREEEKEEEKEKSGGVASGGAADGGAADGGAEDGGAAEQVGEREANVSSHNGGGAKGRAGKKKGPSDTEQKKKKRSSAGEVHRAAMNGASGVSGVGGVGDVGGGNPGEETDEPDELLINKPEAIKYFFEVLTEVCVIIKLGVVHRFTHVVIPIKNIIVSKTLRQIEVVLRTMLSVHRLGSHKYRDTYGLGIIALLLYLLTYLINRCLYKGGKKRREEHSERKPDDVYLVNLLKRILYVVESRKTGTNADEGVLHDVLYNTETLLATSNIINKENKQIYTDIIGSINNLGIFTYVSTQALKSINQKADLLISGFAGGKAARPGGGQEEEEEALNLEMMDLDMGGSAMGGSAIGGTSLGGGALGVSLGAALGRRGFPNGVEAVLPNGMEMSFPNGVETGFPNGAIGHMVDDAYDVGNMQNNFGDDPLYGENSVRSKMRYRMVHQHNEEFEEGDLLAYSKGTASYGFVGEGQGANGGGDFPYEGVDAGGSAANVMSGANPMSAANPVSGANFPHFGHPKQGGDFLKEDLNSRSSFSHVSKPSNQMNGDEVTNEDGGKTSPGRSRAVDPPPPPAMAYMSSEHLPEGFGGAHSGQQSGQQISTPAAPPASPTVASPAGPPLPPPPMFPFGHVHPNGEVHTKKTSAGLSAGPPEKGTDSGDGAFPVHGSLNMMGIAPPEDALSSAKKDDVANHVAGPQAPFFEDPPSGAAAPPKKDSLQNYAPPPQLMEITASRNQKYLTQRK, from the exons atgcaaattGTTCGCGTCCTTCTGTTTAGCCTCCTCATAGCAGCGTCGTCGCCCACGAGCAGCAGCAAGAGCCCCCACAGCAACCCCCAGAAGGAGAAGCCAACCGGGAAAAACGAGGATGGCAGCAAGGAggccccccccgcggaggaAAGCAATCATGGTAGTGACGACCAGCGGGGTGAAAacgaaggaggggaagactCGTTGGGTGAACCGTACGAGTTAGACGATGGTGCAACGGGGCCCCCCCGCGGAGGGGCTGACGAAGGTGGTGGCAGAACCGGAAGAAGTGGCGATCAAGGCGGACGCGAAAACGAGAGGGAGGGCAATTCCAATGGACGGGGCGTCTTCGGAAGCTTGCTGAGTTTCCTAAACGGAGGGAACTTTGGTGACTACGCTAGTCAGAAGCAGGTGCCGTTCCACCCGGAAGAAGGCCACGCTAAGGGTGAAGCCTCGCATGAGGAGAAACTGACTAGCCACTTTATTAACACTCTGGAGAGCAGCGAAAGGAGGCACACAGTTGGGGGCAGCATACCCTTTGGAAGGAAGAGCAAAGCGAAGCAGTGTAGTTACAGCCATGCACTATTTGGTCAActggcgaaaaagaaaacgataCTTGATAGGTCGTTGGAGGAGGAAAGCAACGTTGGGGAGAGTGCCCCTGTGGAAGGAGAGCACTCGCCATTTGGGGATGATCACCAGGGGGAGGACCCAcaaggagggggagaggcagaGGCGGAAAAGGTTGAGGAGCCCGaatgggggggagaggctGCCCAGGAAGGGGATCACTTTGGGGATGATCATGGGGATCACTTTGGGGATGATCATGGGGATCACTTTGGGGATGATCATGGGGACCTCTTTGGAGATGATCATGGGGCCCACTTTGGAAATCACTCGGGGGACCACCTTGGAGACCCCCCCGTGGAGGAGGGCGAAGGTGAGGGCACGCGCGACTTCTTCAACTTTGAGAAGGAGTTcatgaaaagggaagaggagaaggaggaggaaaaggagaagagcgGAGGAGTGGCGAGCGGAGGAGCGGCGGACGGAGGAGCGGCGGACGGAGGAGCGGAGGACGGAGGGGCGGCGGAGCAGGTTGGGGAGAGGGAAGCCAACGTGTCGAGCCATAACGGAGGCGGTGCGAAGGGAAGGGCGGGCAAGAAAAAGGGCCCAAGTGATACggagcagaaaaagaagaagcggagCTCGGCAGGAGAGGTTCACCGGGCTGCCATGAACGGTGCtagcggggttagcggcgtcgGCGGGGTTGGCGATGTCGGGGGCGGTAACCCGGGGGAGGAGACGGACGAGCCAGACGAGCTACTAATAAACAAGCCGGAGGCAATCAAGTACTTCTTCGAGGTGTTGACGGAGGTCTGCGTAATCATCAAGCTGGGGGTGGTGCACCGCTTCACCCACGTTGTGATccccataaaaaatattatagttTCGAAGACGCTACGTCAAATTGAAGTGGTCCTAAGGACCATGCTGTCTGTACATAGGCTGGGCAGCCACAAGTACAGAGACACCTACGGGCTGGGGATCATCGCGCTTCTACTCTACCTGCTAACCTACCTCATCAACAGGTGCCTctacaagggggggaagaaacgaaGAGAAGAGCATTCAGAGAGGAAGCCAGACGATGTGTACCTGGTGAATCTATTAAAAAGAATCCTCTACGTGGTGGAGAGTAGAAAGACAGGGACCAACGCAGATGAGGGAGTTCTGCACGACGTCCTCTATAACACAGAGACGTTGCTAGCCACGAGCAACAtcataaataaagaaaacaaaCAGATCTACACAGACATCATAGGTAGCATTAATAACTTGGGGATATTCACGTACGTTTCAACGCAGGCTCTGAAGAGCATCAACCAGAAGGCAGATTTGCTCATAAGTGGGTTtgcaggggggaaggctGCCAGGCCAGGGGGGGgacaggaggaggaggaagaggcctTGAATTTGGAGATGATGGATCTAGACATGGGCGGAAGCGccatggggggaagcgccatAGGGGGAACTTCCCTCGGTGGAGGGGCTCTTGGAGTTAGTTTAGGAGCTGCCTTAGGGAGAAGGGGCTTCCCCAACGGTGTGGAGGCGGTTCTGCCGAACGGCATGGAGATGAGCTTCCCCAACGGTGTGGAGACGGGCTTCCCTAACGGCGCAATTGGACACATGGTGGACGACGCCTACGACGTGGGCAAcatgcaaaataattttggagACGACCCCCTGTACGGAGAGAACAGCGTGAGGAGCAAGATGCGCTACCGCATGGTGCACCAACACAATGAGGAGTTCGAGGAGGGGGACCTCCTGGCCTACAGCAAGGGCACCGCCAGCTACGGCTTTGTTGGCGAGGGGCAGGgtgcaaacgggggaggcgACTTCCCATACGAGGGGGTGGACGCGGGGGGGAGTGCAGCTAACGTGATGAGCGGGGCCAACCCGATGAGCGCCGCTAACCCGGTGAGCGGGGCCAACTTCCCCCACTTCGGCCACCCcaaacaggggggggacTTCCTGAAGGAGGACCTAAACAGCAGAAGCAGCTTTTCGCACGTGTCCAAACCTTCCAACCAAATGAACGGAGACGAGGTGACCAATGAGGATGGCGGGAAGACGAGCCCGGGGAGATCCCGAGCAGTGGacccccctcctccccccgcgATGGCGTACATGTCGAGCGAGCACCTCCCGGAGGGGTTCGGCGGCGCGCACAGTGGGCAGCAAAGTGGGCAGCAAATCAGCACGCCGGCTGCCCCGCCAGCTTCCCCTACAGTTGCCTCTCCAGCTGGCCCACCgctgcctcctcctcccATGTTCCCCTTCGGCCACGTGCACCCCAACGGAGAGGTGCATACGAAGAAGACCTCCGCCGGGTTGAGTGCGGGCCCCCCAGAAAAGGGCACCGACTCGGGGGACGGCGCCTTCCCCGTGCACGGCAGCCTGAACATGATGGGCATCGCCCCCCCGGAGGACGCCCTCTCGAGTGCG aaaaAGGACGACGTGGCGAACCACGTGGCGGGCCCCCAGGCGCCCTTCTTTGAAGACCCCCCAAGTGGGGCGGCCGCCCCGCCAAAGAAGGACTCCCTCCAGAATTACGCGCCGC CCCCCCAATTAATGGAAATCACGGCCAGCCGCAACCAGAAGTACCTGACGCAGAGGAAGTAA